A single genomic interval of Ischnura elegans chromosome 3, ioIscEleg1.1, whole genome shotgun sequence harbors:
- the LOC124155601 gene encoding collagen alpha-1(III) chain-like isoform X2 yields the protein MAYKMKAVLSLTILCLLIPRGFVQAVVTDSGGILVEEKEAPAEDSKPEATEEANRREASLHGFGGGGFGSSGPSQSFSISSDALVTGGGSLDTSYGAPALPAAPPCVHAVPSSPFGITKDSYGGPPPPPLSFGSSGGGGSFGGGHGGHSHGGHSLGGHSHGGHSHGGHSHGGHSHGHGGHSHGGGGSGHNHGGGFGSFGSSLGSSFSNFGSSLASIFGGSFGHGGFSFGSSGNSHGPKPVYGPPKAPGHAYGPPKPVYGPPPKPKPVYGPPKPVYGPPPKPVYGPPPKPVYGPPPKPVYGPPPKPVYGPPPSPPKPVYGPPPKPVYGPPKLEIGSLITEYGPPKPDHGSGLKPEYGPPPKPVYGPPPKPVYGPPPKPVYGPPPKPVYGPPPPPSRPKPIYGPPPKPVYGPPKPVYGPPPKPKPVYGPPPKPVYGPPPKPVYGPPPKPVYGPPPKPVYGPPKPVYGPPSKDAPSRPDISYEGWMPIPGQHSSSHSSHGDGGLGSISEVYGAPFNGGGDFGGSISSIISGGHSGGISDTYGGPPPPPPSGSYGVPSHDVSPGFTGGSPPKKPIHFREPVPAGLITSIGAAAQGHGHDNHGHYIPPPVPDPSLASVSGSPAVSGFPSVSYGPPSAGSGGPYPSSGKPSGGFGGGGHEGRVLSGTYGPPPLGGGGLKISSSATLTSHGHGHGHGHGHGHRGGHGSSHHGSHGHKGHGGGHGFAGAGGHGFGGAGGHGFGGGSHGISGGHGFGGGSHGISGGHGFGGGHGHGDLTSNHAAPPPPAVSCCGPGPNLSGGPTPENSYQHRKPAPVYGAPEPAGRAPEIDISPPAVVHGTYGAPAAEPLTTTSFQSNIGPVLGHQETTFSITPSITYGIPDTPQINVAPAVHHEQTQVTYGVPQVNINTDLSVPQVLPQVTYGEPIHAQVDQGFAQALPQPTYGVPLDQGLGLGLAQGITNFGVTGGGQGLNYGIPSAIGSGGDVNGQVSINYGLPAAAPIPAPVAEHHDEHLPTASALTDNNAAAVNQVTPEAEGDAHGRVKTIPIQGEHGSYTLQIQPAGGGPDQPDIPHESVLSDGLLQNILAAIENQGAPAQGGAHSSINVNYGSNIDLNYDPTVGHQQHASASSASETLSLPGATARQSSATDDESTEPKNVKVRTVSSGSDDEFWRKEEDNSSKQHLEPSDNPVVVTPSSVSSHEAEDNAVLQEEIQKYLDQLEAEEERYQREQQQQSQNHGEGSVDPTYVVAVPPESSNDLDGAGEAKDGDVENHRDYDEGGAEAGGSVVSTSQSVSSSVSSSVGSGPSSDGNVEIVTGSSVDPNFGSYVSFTAPHVKYHYGKSSGSNFETNSHKKK from the exons gCTGTTTTATCGCTGACAATATTATGCCTGCTAATCCCCCGAGGATTCGTTCAAGCTGTCGTGACTGACAGCGGCGGAATACTCGTGGAGGAAAAGGAGGCTCCTGCCGAAGACAGCAAGCCGGAGGCGACCGAGGAGGCCAACAGGAGGGAAGCATCCCTTCATGGCTTTGGCGGTGGTGGATTTGGATCTTCAGGTCCCTCGCAGTCTTTCTCCATCTCTTCAGACGCCCTGGTCACCGGAGGGGGATCACTGGACACCTCCTACGGTGCTCCTGCCTTGCCCGCTGCGCCCCCATGCGTTCACGCCGTCCCCTCCTCCCCATTTGGGATAACTAAGGACTCATACGGTgggcctcctcctcccccgctcTCCTTCGGCTCTTCTGGAGGAGGCGGGTCTTTCGGGGGTGGTCACGGTGGTCATTCCCACGGCGGTCATTCCCTCGGCGGTCATTCCCACGGCGGTCATTCCCACGGCGGTCACTCCCACGGCGGTCACTCCCACGGCCATGGCGGTCACTCGCATGGTGGCGGAGGATCTGGGCACAATCACGGAGGTGGGTTTGGATCATTTGGATCTTCACTTGGGtcatctttttcaaattttggatCTTCATTGGCCTCAATTTTTGGAGGATCTTTCGGTCACGGAGGATTTTCTTTCGGTTCTTCAGGCAACTCGCATGGACCCAAGCCTGTGTATGGACCACCGAAAGCTCCTGGACACGCTTATGGGCCTCCGAAGCCAGTTTACGGACCGCCACCTAAACCCAAGCCAGTCTACGGACCACCCAAGCCTGTCTACGGACCGCCTCCGAAGCCTGTATATGGACCTCCACCGAAACCTGTCTACGGGCCGCCACCTAAGCCTGTTTATGGGCCTCCTCCTAAACCTGTATATGGGCCACCACCATCACCGCCCAAGCCCGTGTATGGACCACCACCGAAGCCAGTCTATGGACCTCCGAAGCTGGAAATAGGATCCCTCATTACTGAATATGGGCCTCCAAAGCCAGACCATGGATCTGGTCTCAAGCCAGAGTACGGACCTCCACCGAAGCCTGTTTATGGCCCACCGCCTAAGCCAGTGTATGGACCTCCACCAAAACCTGTGTATGGGCCACCACCTAAACCAGTTTATGGTCCACCACCTCCACCTTCCAGACCCAAACCTATTTATGGTCCTCCACCGAAACCTGTGTATGGCCCTCCTAAACCTGTCTACGGACCACCACCTAAGCCTAAACCTGTGTATGGTCCTCCACCGAAGCCTGTATACGGACCTCCACCGAAACCTGTCTATGGACCTCCTCCTAAGCCAGTGTACGGACCTCCTCCTAAACCAGTTTACGGACCACCAAAGCCTGTATATGGGCCTCCATCCAAAGATGCACCTTCACGCCCTGACATATCATACGAAGGTTGGATGCCGATCCCTGGGCAGCATTCATCATCACATTCATCGCATGGGGATGGTGGCCTGGGATCCATCTCTGAAGTTTATGGTGCTCCATTCAACGGTGGAGGTGACTTTGGAGGAAGTATTTCATCAATCATTAGCGGAGGTCATTCGGGAGGCATTTCCGATACCTATGGTggcccaccaccaccacctccatcAGGATCTTACGGCGTCCCCAGTCACGATGTCAGTCCAGGTTTCACGGGTGGTTCCCCGCCTAAGAAACCAATACATTTTAGAGAACCAGTCCCTGCCGGGTTAATTACTTCCATTGGGGCAGCTGCTCAAGGACACGGTCACGACAACCATGGGCACTACATTCCTCCACCTGTGCCCGATCCTAGTCTTGCTTCTGTCTCCGGCTCTCCTGCTGTGTCTGGCTTTCCCTCAGTTTCTTATGGGCCTCCTTCCGCCGGCAGCGGTGGTCCATATCCATCTTCTGGAAAGCCATCAGGGGGCTTCGGAGGTGGCGGACATGAAGGAAGAGTCTTAAGCGGAACCTATGGACCACCACCATTGGGCGGAGGGGGACTAAAGATTTCTTCCTCGGCAACTCTGACCAGCCACGGTCATGGACATGGCCACGGTCACGGACATGGCCATAGAGGAGGCCATGGAAGTAGTCACCATGGCAGTCATGGTCACAAAGGTCACGGAGGCGGACACGGATTTGCAGGCGCTGGTGGACATGGATTTGGAGGCGCTGGTGGACATGGATTTGGTGGTGGAAGCCACGGAATCAGCGGCGGGCATGGTTTTGGTGGAGGAAGCCACGGGATCAGCGGTGGGCATGGATTTGGAGGCGGGCACGGTCATGGGGACCTGACCTCTAATCATGCTGCTCCTCCACCTCCCGCCGTCTCTTGTTGCGGACCTGGTCCAAACTTGTCTGGAGGTCCGACGCCCGAAAACAGCTACCAACATCGTAAACCTGCGCCTGTCTACGGGGCTCCAGAACCGGCAGGAAGGGCTCCTGAAATTGATATTTCCCCTCCAGCAGTGGTCCATGGTACATATGGTGCTCCAGCTGCCGAGCCACTAACGACTACGTCGTTCCAGTCTAATATTGGTCCTGTGTTGGGACATCAAGAAACAACGTTTTCCATTACACCGAGCATAACATACGGAATTCCGGATACGCCTCAGATCAACGTAGCTCCAGCTGTCCACCATGAGCAAACTCAAGTGACATACGGCGTTCCGCAAGTAAACATCAACACAGACTTAAGTGTGCCTCAAGTTTTGCCTCAGGTCACTTACGGAGAGCCCATTCATGCCCAAGTGGATCAGGGATTCGCGCAAGCCTTACCGCAGCCAACATACGGAGTTCCATTGGACCAAGGATTGGGTCTTGGCCTTGCCCAAGGAATTACCAACTTTGGAGTTACCGGAGGTGGTCAAGGACTGAACTACGGAATTCCCTCCGCAATCGGTTCAG GCGGAGATGTTAATGGCCAAGTCTCCATCAATTACGGCTTACCGGCTGCAGCACCGATCCCAGCTCCCGTTGCCGAGCACCACGACGAGCACCTTCCCACTGCGTCCGCCCTCACGGACAATAATGCCGCAGCCGTGAACCAGGTCACACCAGAGGCGGAAGGGGATGCCCACGGACGCGTAAAGACCATCCCTATCCAGGGAGAGCATGGTTCCTACACCCTCCAGATCCAGCCGGCTGGAGGCGGCCCTGATCAACCCGACATTCCCCACGAATCTGTTCTCTCTGATGGTCTTTTGCAGAACATCCTGGCCGCCATTGAGAACCAAGGGGCTCCTGCGCAGGGTGGAGCCCACTCTTCCATTAACGTCAACTATGGTTCCAACATCGACCTCAACTACGACCCGACCGTGGGCCATCAGCAGCACGCGTCCGCATCTTCCGCTAGCGAAACGCTCTCTTTGCCTGGTGCCACTGCCAGGCAGTCGAGTGCGACCGATGACGAGTCCACGGAGCCAAAGAATGTCAAAGTGAGAACCGTAAGTTCTGGTTCTGACGACGAGTTCtggaggaaggaggaggataATAGTTCGAAACAGCACCTGGAGCCTTCCGACAACCCTGTGGTGGTCACACCTTCATCAGTTTCTTCCCACGAGGCGGAAGACAACGCTGTTCTTCAGGAGGAGATCCAAAAATATCTCGATCAGTTGGAAGCAGAGGAAGAAAGGTATCAAAGAGAACAGCAACAACAGTCACAAAACCACGGGGAAGGGAGCGTTGACCCGACTTATGTCGTAGCCGTGCCGCCTGAATCGAGCAACGATTTGGATGGAGCGGGTGAGGCTAAGGACGGTGACGTGGAAAACCACAGGGACTATGACGAAGGCGGTGCCGAAGCGGGCGGCTCGGTGGTCAGCACCAGCCAAAGTGTCAGCAGTAGTGTCAGTTCGAGCGTAGGTAGTGGCCCGTCCTCGGACGGCAACGTCGAAATCGTGACTGGTTCCTCCGTCGATCCGAATTTCGGATCCTATGTGTCGTTCACTGCCCCACACGTTAAATATCACTACGGTAAGAGCAGCGGTAGTAACTTCGAAACGAACTCTcacaaaaagaagtaa